Proteins encoded within one genomic window of uncultured Desulfobacter sp.:
- a CDS encoding ATP-binding protein, with translation MKDTGIGIPADQLPTLFDAFTQVDGSTTRKYGGSGLGLAISKHLIKLMGGEITIRSKPGQGSLFKFFFVILKPDLSCAQRHLPITSPNQKILVVEDICSTRQMLFDTLTSFSFRPVCVESGVLALKALEETSGDDVFRIILIDSGMPEMDGIETVKQIQRLPGITKPPTILMTPIYEKEKTIMAANGLNIDDFIEKPFLNLQRTIIRPLSP, from the coding sequence ATCAAGGATACCGGCATCGGTATTCCTGCGGATCAGCTACCGACGCTTTTTGACGCATTCACCCAGGTGGACGGTTCTACAACACGAAAGTACGGGGGCAGCGGCCTTGGCTTGGCGATTTCAAAACATCTTATAAAATTGATGGGTGGTGAAATCACAATCCGGAGCAAACCCGGTCAAGGCAGCCTGTTTAAATTTTTTTTTGTGATCCTTAAACCAGACCTTTCATGCGCCCAAAGGCACCTGCCCATAACGTCTCCAAACCAAAAAATCCTTGTTGTGGAGGATATATGCAGTACAAGGCAAATGCTTTTTGACACATTAACTTCATTTTCATTCAGGCCTGTCTGCGTTGAATCCGGAGTGCTCGCCCTTAAAGCTTTAGAGGAAACATCCGGCGATGATGTTTTTCGCATCATCTTAATTGATTCGGGCATGCCGGAAATGGACGGCATCGAAACCGTCAAACAGATTCAACGCCTGCCCGGCATAACAAAACCGCCCACAATACTCATGACGCCCATTTATGAAAAAGAAAAAACTATTATGGCTGCAAATGGACTGAATATTGACGATTTTATTGAAAAGCCGTTCTTGAATCTTCAAAGGACAATCATCCGCCCATTATCGCCATGA
- a CDS encoding AraC family transcriptional regulator codes for MAALSGIQNYSSIFGDFKINLLDYRNGYEYYWSCPSHMGQGFMYMINLRPDLAMSMGNFCFSSPLAYSYKTEGSCVIFGFTLSGDVSTTIQHRSVPSTFRYLEKGCCVLSYLPRLEGITCYQPNRSIAGVQIFVSHDLFNSLLDHEYCRIPGDLNDMALNQRPYIKSSAFPPAVRIIIRQLLSCSLRGPMKTMYLESKALELITMGLSLFAPPKQENKISRPIRTSDMDAVIRTRELICRRFKNPPALQELAKSVGLQHTRLNQCFREVYGTTIFNYVKELRLTHAKGLLDQGRINVTEAAFESGYASLSHFSRAFKSEFGTGPGAYLRQSKHQN; via the coding sequence ATGGCAGCGTTGTCCGGCATTCAAAACTATAGCTCCATTTTCGGTGATTTCAAAATCAATCTCCTGGATTATCGAAACGGGTATGAATATTATTGGTCATGCCCCAGTCATATGGGGCAGGGATTCATGTACATGATCAATCTGCGGCCGGATCTGGCCATGTCCATGGGAAATTTCTGCTTTTCATCCCCGCTGGCGTACAGTTACAAAACTGAAGGATCTTGCGTTATCTTCGGATTCACCCTGTCAGGGGACGTGAGCACTACCATCCAGCACCGATCGGTCCCAAGCACTTTCAGATATCTGGAAAAGGGCTGCTGCGTTTTGTCCTACTTGCCCCGGTTGGAAGGAATCACCTGCTATCAGCCAAACAGATCGATAGCGGGCGTCCAGATCTTTGTCAGTCACGATCTGTTCAATTCCCTGCTGGATCACGAATACTGCCGAATACCCGGGGATCTCAACGATATGGCCCTCAACCAGAGGCCCTATATTAAATCCTCAGCCTTCCCTCCCGCTGTCCGGATTATTATCCGCCAGCTTCTGTCCTGCAGTCTCAGGGGGCCCATGAAAACTATGTATTTGGAAAGTAAGGCTTTGGAACTAATCACCATGGGCCTGAGCCTATTTGCGCCACCGAAGCAAGAGAACAAGATTTCAAGACCCATTAGAACCAGCGACATGGATGCTGTTATCCGCACCCGGGAGCTGATCTGCCGCCGGTTTAAAAACCCTCCGGCGCTTCAGGAACTTGCCAAAAGCGTGGGGCTTCAGCACACCCGCCTCAATCAATGTTTCCGTGAGGTTTACGGCACCACTATTTTCAACTACGTTAAGGAACTTCGTCTCACCCATGCCAAAGGCCTGCTGGATCAGGGCCGGATCAATGTCACCGAGGCCGCATTCGAATCGGGTTATGCCAGTCTAAGCCATTTTTCCAGAGCCTTCAAATCCGAATTCGGCACCGGACCCGGGGCCTACCTTCGTCAGTCAAAACATCAGAATTAG
- a CDS encoding TonB-dependent receptor produces the protein MRSISLVTYFVVLGSVFAISLAQAKEPADTTLETITVTANKINEDVQNIPQSITVMDEVILDEKGITSIPEMISEIPNMRVTSSPPNGNTVSFRGLNSSLFTSNNPVVLYIDGIPTTDQYAYSASFANIERIEVLRGPQGTLYGKDAIGGVINIVTKTPTDEWHGKVGAEYGRFNHMQGIFNTSGPLVDNKLFLGVNGQFQQDDGWIENTYTGMDSDADPSEEQRINGYFLYTPTQAFTARLTLSGERIDGSWINGYSLPGSADINEVNRDDAEEVSFDTTDCETEQEIFSQSLKLSYDFEVMTLTSITTHKYSELDYLTDGDYGDDPTYAGLTHFMHIDFENYTQEIRLAGNNETGIRWVGGLYFDYEDREEGPLGQQFPVYGYEYEMNCESDTESTTYAIFGQVIIPFKKRFELTLGGRYQYINKDYALDTYYLPVGTSGVPMFSLDTGKDWSVFIPKAALSYSLNNNWNTYASYSEGYMPGGFNYFASSGTAEDNSFEPQRSKNYEIGIKGRLDRLRMAASIFYMNIEDIHVYKTSGMEYYYTDNADSAHSQGVELELAYRLTDSIELTGSFGIIDAEYDRYDAGDGVSFDGEKIQTTPSYTANIGATYIHPKGFYSRVDLKATGETYFYNDINKSFDKEDAYITLAARVGYQTGSWDFYVYGKNLTDKEYITSYTPTSTYSLIEFGDPLTVGVGVRYRF, from the coding sequence ATGCGCAGTATTTCCCTAGTTACATATTTCGTAGTCCTTGGCAGTGTCTTTGCGATTAGCCTTGCCCAAGCGAAGGAGCCGGCAGATACCACTCTGGAAACCATTACAGTCACTGCGAACAAAATTAATGAAGACGTACAAAATATCCCCCAAAGTATTACCGTAATGGATGAGGTTATTCTTGATGAAAAGGGAATCACAAGTATTCCCGAGATGATCAGTGAGATTCCCAATATGAGAGTAACCTCATCACCTCCAAATGGAAACACTGTGAGTTTTAGGGGTCTTAATTCTTCTCTGTTCACCAGTAACAATCCCGTGGTCTTGTATATAGACGGCATACCCACAACCGATCAATATGCTTATAGTGCCTCCTTCGCCAATATAGAGCGGATTGAGGTCTTACGGGGCCCTCAAGGCACCCTGTACGGGAAGGATGCCATTGGCGGGGTCATCAATATTGTTACCAAGACACCCACCGATGAATGGCATGGAAAGGTCGGGGCTGAGTATGGCAGATTCAACCATATGCAAGGTATTTTTAACACAAGTGGACCACTGGTTGATAATAAGCTGTTTTTGGGAGTCAACGGACAGTTCCAGCAGGATGACGGCTGGATTGAAAATACCTACACTGGAATGGATTCGGATGCTGATCCATCCGAGGAACAGAGGATAAACGGTTATTTTTTGTATACACCAACACAAGCGTTTACAGCACGGCTTACCCTTTCCGGAGAACGCATTGACGGTTCGTGGATAAATGGTTATTCGTTGCCGGGTTCTGCAGACATCAATGAGGTTAACAGAGATGACGCAGAAGAGGTTTCCTTTGATACTACTGACTGTGAAACGGAACAAGAAATTTTTTCACAAAGCCTGAAGTTAAGCTATGATTTTGAAGTAATGACCTTGACCTCGATTACAACGCATAAATATTCTGAGCTAGATTATTTAACTGATGGGGATTATGGTGACGACCCTACATACGCAGGTTTAACACACTTTATGCATATAGATTTTGAAAATTATACTCAGGAAATCCGCCTGGCCGGTAATAATGAGACCGGAATCCGCTGGGTGGGTGGTTTGTATTTCGACTATGAGGACCGTGAAGAGGGGCCTTTAGGCCAGCAGTTTCCTGTGTATGGTTACGAATACGAAATGAATTGCGAATCCGATACAGAGAGCACCACATACGCGATTTTTGGTCAAGTTATAATACCGTTTAAGAAGCGTTTCGAATTAACCTTAGGTGGTCGTTATCAATATATTAACAAGGATTACGCCCTGGATACTTATTATCTGCCGGTGGGCACAAGCGGAGTGCCCATGTTCTCGTTGGACACAGGTAAAGACTGGAGTGTATTTATACCAAAGGCGGCTCTTTCCTATAGTTTGAACAATAACTGGAATACCTATGCATCCTATTCCGAAGGATACATGCCCGGCGGTTTCAATTACTTCGCATCCTCAGGAACTGCTGAGGACAATAGTTTTGAACCACAGCGATCAAAGAATTATGAGATAGGAATCAAGGGACGCCTGGACCGGTTACGGATGGCAGCATCCATATTTTATATGAATATTGAAGATATCCATGTCTACAAGACCTCTGGAATGGAATATTATTATACTGATAATGCGGACAGCGCTCATTCCCAGGGGGTTGAACTGGAGTTGGCTTATCGCCTTACGGATAGTATTGAGTTGACCGGTTCTTTTGGAATTATTGACGCGGAATACGATAGATATGATGCTGGAGATGGCGTATCTTTTGATGGAGAAAAAATTCAAACCACACCTTCATATACAGCAAACATTGGCGCTACCTATATTCATCCTAAAGGGTTCTATTCACGTGTTGACCTGAAAGCTACCGGTGAAACGTATTTCTATAATGATATAAATAAATCTTTCGACAAGGAAGATGCTTACATCACCCTTGCTGCAAGGGTTGGATATCAAACCGGTAGCTGGGACTTTTATGTATACGGCAAAAACCTTACCGACAAGGAATATATAACCAGCTACACGCCGACTTCAACGTATTCGCTGATTGAATTTGGGGACCCTCTTACCGTCGGTGTTGGTGTTCGATACCGGTTTTAA
- a CDS encoding AraC family transcriptional regulator: MNFDTIGLDFNYDDFITFHGKKVIPHTQPEPDEFFWHCPRELGSGTFQRVKIRPGFDLWLTDCSFCRDIIFKNYEIPVTIQFNFTLSGHYRVRLSGSPNYQRYFGEFHGISYYKDEYSYCRLIHDVPARSVSLTLQPDVFLACYKEHLHLMPPVIHDMIRGKVNTGYLYQSTITPAIREVIHQISGCRFHGIARKLFLESKALELLSLQLDQICTSSVSSPSCMRIHPQDKKQIEGVRDILAGNLETPPSLQQLAKSAGMSHPKLNRCFKEIYGMTVFQYLRTERLNRAKIMLQEEGYSVTETAFQVGYDSVSHFSQVYKKQFGASPSASVRFMTEG; the protein is encoded by the coding sequence ATGAACTTCGATACAATCGGTTTGGACTTCAACTACGACGATTTTATCACGTTTCATGGAAAAAAAGTGATTCCCCATACTCAACCGGAGCCCGATGAATTTTTCTGGCATTGTCCCCGGGAGCTGGGAAGCGGTACATTTCAAAGAGTAAAGATCAGGCCGGGGTTTGACTTATGGCTGACAGACTGTTCCTTTTGCCGGGATATCATTTTTAAAAATTATGAGATCCCGGTAACCATCCAGTTCAACTTTACCCTTTCCGGCCACTACCGTGTCCGCCTTAGCGGCAGCCCAAACTACCAGCGGTATTTTGGCGAATTTCATGGGATCAGCTATTATAAGGATGAATATTCCTATTGCAGATTAATCCATGATGTTCCCGCACGCAGTGTATCCTTAACCCTTCAGCCGGATGTTTTTTTAGCCTGCTATAAAGAACACCTTCACCTGATGCCCCCCGTTATTCACGATATGATCCGGGGTAAGGTAAATACCGGGTATCTATATCAAAGCACAATTACGCCGGCTATTCGGGAGGTCATACATCAAATCAGCGGATGTCGTTTTCACGGTATTGCCCGCAAACTGTTTCTTGAGAGCAAAGCATTGGAGCTGCTTTCGCTCCAACTGGATCAAATATGTACAAGTTCGGTTTCCAGCCCTTCATGCATGAGAATTCATCCCCAAGATAAAAAGCAGATTGAAGGCGTCCGGGATATTCTTGCCGGCAATTTGGAGACGCCGCCCAGTCTGCAGCAACTTGCAAAATCAGCAGGCATGTCCCACCCCAAACTCAACCGGTGCTTCAAAGAGATCTACGGGATGACGGTTTTCCAATACCTTAGAACAGAGCGGCTCAACAGGGCCAAAATCATGCTTCAGGAAGAAGGCTATTCTGTAACCGAAACCGCCTTTCAGGTAGGATACGATTCAGTGAGCCACTTTTCCCAGGTTTATAAAAAACAATTCGGTGCGTCTCCCAGCGCTTCGGTTAGATTTATGACCGAAGGCTGA
- a CDS encoding ATP-binding cassette domain-containing protein, whose protein sequence is MQFECRGLTFTYPEADKPVLENLNFSMAAPGFNAVFGPSGVGKTSFARILAGGSNGPGGSTLIYEGISTILYSYNQERLPGWSSTGSHLEKVCPSKNSDLKKELIKIFNVEALLGSRFSQLSMGQQNRMNLIRYLIQDFDLLILDESLANVDEALRETIVLAMKEIFPAKLFLYISHNLMEVARFCKDILVLSRPGKGKGAVVVKGQNYETGYTADPRAIDRSMLEIMNAV, encoded by the coding sequence ATGCAGTTTGAATGCAGGGGCCTGACCTTCACTTACCCGGAGGCGGACAAACCGGTCCTTGAGAATCTTAATTTTTCCATGGCCGCACCGGGATTTAATGCTGTTTTCGGGCCATCCGGCGTGGGTAAAACCTCCTTTGCAAGAATTCTTGCCGGCGGCAGCAACGGCCCTGGGGGGAGTACACTGATTTATGAAGGCATTTCCACGATTTTGTATTCTTACAACCAAGAGCGTCTGCCTGGCTGGTCCAGCACCGGCAGCCACCTGGAAAAGGTGTGCCCCTCAAAAAATTCAGATCTGAAAAAAGAGCTTATCAAAATCTTCAACGTGGAAGCCCTGTTGGGATCACGCTTTTCCCAGTTGTCCATGGGCCAGCAGAACCGGATGAACCTTATCCGCTACCTGATCCAGGACTTTGATCTGCTGATACTGGATGAAAGTCTTGCCAATGTGGATGAAGCTTTGCGGGAAACCATTGTCCTGGCCATGAAAGAGATATTTCCGGCAAAGCTGTTTCTTTATATCTCCCATAATCTCATGGAAGTGGCACGTTTCTGCAAAGACATCCTTGTATTAAGCCGTCCCGGAAAAGGCAAGGGGGCCGTTGTGGTTAAGGGCCAGAATTATGAAACAGGCTATACGGCCGATCCCCGGGCCATTGACCGGTCCATGCTGGAGATTATGAATGCTGTTTAG
- a CDS encoding ABC transporter permease subunit, producing MLFRRIYQFLIVYCLGVVGLLAVKYATGLSNYVIPGLPLIFDTAHRMLTGYFLDVVNTLSVTVLGQMISIAMAFFVGIIGRKSSWAGSFIKVMAYNIQAYPIVALAPIIFILLGDGFLSRLLIASMICYFPLLLSVLGIMASPIKDIEHFYIATGRMRWQLEVKIRAFENLNKLTTVIAGSSTLAMAGTIVAEFIAADQGIGYSIRIALYQSDLACILVALFAIGIIISVYQGILETVGEQMKNKWSAPKGGDLI from the coding sequence ATGCTGTTTAGGCGAATCTACCAGTTCCTGATTGTCTATTGCTTAGGTGTTGTCGGCCTTTTAGCCGTTAAATATGCAACCGGCCTTTCCAATTATGTCATTCCCGGTTTACCGCTGATCTTTGATACGGCACACCGGATGCTGACCGGCTATTTCCTTGATGTGGTCAACACCCTTTCCGTGACGGTGCTGGGCCAGATGATTTCCATTGCCATGGCCTTTTTTGTGGGAATCATCGGCCGCAAATCATCCTGGGCAGGCTCGTTTATCAAAGTCATGGCCTATAACATCCAGGCCTATCCCATTGTGGCCCTGGCCCCGATCATTTTCATTCTTTTGGGAGACGGATTTTTATCCCGCCTGCTCATTGCCTCCATGATCTGTTATTTCCCTTTGTTGTTATCGGTGTTGGGGATCATGGCCTCGCCCATCAAGGATATTGAACATTTTTACATTGCCACCGGCCGGATGCGCTGGCAGCTGGAAGTTAAAATCCGGGCCTTTGAAAACTTAAACAAGCTGACCACAGTGATCGCAGGTTCATCCACGCTTGCCATGGCCGGTACCATTGTGGCTGAATTTATTGCCGCAGATCAGGGCATTGGTTATAGTATACGCATCGCCCTGTACCAGAGCGATCTTGCCTGTATTCTTGTGGCCCTGTTCGCCATCGGCATTATCATCTCGGTTTACCAGGGTATTCTGGAAACTGTGGGCGAGCAGATGAAAAACAAATGGTCCGCACCAAAGGGAGGAGATCTGATATGA
- a CDS encoding ABC transporter substrate-binding protein — protein MNQTIKNTAVIRAGLMVLFTILFFTTASAFAGDTLNYRLKWLFNTSVAGDIIADTGGFFKKAGLDVSVNEGGAGKNAIKELELGYADFGVASADQVIRALEKGADVVVLAQIFQVNPMQWIYRSDQPEIKTLSDLKGRHIGVTFGGNDETIINTLLARAGLTSRDVRISSVRFDFTPFLKKEVDVWPVYRNSQGVILKERLAAENEQVKFFNPADYGVSFVANSVVTSGAMIKKHPDTVKAFITALLAAWEYSMNPANEAQVLAQIKQKDKGTKDDIRQKQLEATRPLIKPDKVTKIGIIDTGAWQQTENIMLKEKQIAAPVHVTSHLVGPTK, from the coding sequence ATGAATCAAACAATCAAAAATACTGCTGTGATCCGGGCAGGACTAATGGTCCTGTTCACGATACTTTTTTTTACAACCGCATCTGCCTTTGCAGGCGATACGCTCAATTACCGCCTGAAATGGCTGTTCAACACATCTGTGGCCGGTGACATCATTGCCGATACCGGCGGCTTTTTTAAAAAAGCAGGGCTGGATGTTTCCGTGAATGAAGGCGGGGCAGGCAAAAATGCCATCAAGGAGCTGGAACTGGGATATGCAGACTTTGGCGTTGCATCTGCCGATCAGGTCATCAGAGCCCTTGAGAAAGGTGCTGACGTGGTGGTTTTAGCCCAAATTTTCCAAGTCAACCCGATGCAGTGGATATACCGGTCGGACCAGCCTGAAATAAAGACGCTTTCCGATTTAAAAGGACGGCATATCGGGGTCACCTTCGGGGGGAATGATGAAACCATCATCAACACCCTTTTAGCCAGAGCAGGACTCACATCAAGAGATGTCCGCATCTCAAGTGTCAGATTTGATTTCACCCCGTTTTTGAAAAAAGAAGTGGATGTGTGGCCGGTATACCGCAACTCCCAGGGGGTGATCCTGAAAGAACGACTGGCCGCAGAAAACGAACAGGTAAAATTCTTCAACCCCGCAGATTACGGTGTATCCTTTGTGGCCAACTCGGTTGTGACGTCAGGCGCCATGATAAAAAAACACCCGGACACGGTAAAGGCCTTTATTACGGCGTTGCTTGCGGCCTGGGAATATTCAATGAACCCGGCCAATGAAGCCCAGGTTTTAGCCCAGATTAAACAAAAGGATAAAGGCACCAAAGACGACATCCGCCAAAAACAGCTTGAAGCCACCCGGCCTTTAATCAAACCAGACAAAGTGACAAAAATCGGTATTATTGATACCGGGGCATGGCAGCAGACCGAAAACATCATGCTCAAGGAAAAACAGATCGCGGCCCCGGTTCATGTAACAAGCCACCTGGTTGGACCGACAAAATAG
- a CDS encoding sigma 54-interacting transcriptional regulator yields the protein MESFNFQNSRIQSLMLEMGQQRSTKPLIKINCASVPRQLFASEFFGHAKGAFTGALSNREGKFGAAHKGSLFLDEVGEIPLELQAQLLRVLQEGEYERIGEEKVRTVDIRIISATNRDPVIV from the coding sequence ATGGAAAGTTTTAATTTTCAAAATAGCAGAATCCAATCTCTTATGCTGGAAATGGGCCAGCAACGTTCGACAAAGCCTTTGATTAAGATCAACTGTGCCTCGGTGCCCAGGCAGTTGTTTGCAAGCGAATTCTTCGGCCATGCAAAAGGAGCCTTTACCGGAGCATTATCCAACCGGGAAGGTAAATTCGGAGCCGCCCATAAGGGGTCATTATTTTTGGATGAAGTGGGAGAAATTCCCCTTGAACTCCAGGCTCAGTTGTTGCGCGTTCTCCAGGAGGGAGAGTACGAACGTATTGGGGAAGAAAAAGTCAGAACCGTGGATATCCGTATCATTTCCGCAACCAACAGGGATCCGGTCATCGTTTGA
- a CDS encoding aminotransferase class V-fold PLP-dependent enzyme: protein MTTKNTGPLSLHFETRAIHHGLKDSGFDGATLPPIYQNAAHYHETAQNLSKTFAGETGDHIYMRLTNPTNQFLEDKLCALESGRKSILTSSGMAAINNACMTLLRAGDELVASKSLFMSTFNLFTNIYSRYGIKAVLVDPLDPKKIEKSITDQTRFVYIETITNPGMEVADIRKIAEIAHSKGLPLLVDNTLASPWLCRPIELGADIVLHSTTKYLSGHGASLGGLIVDAGNFDWSQPRFNDFSSVVAQAGNLSFITKAWREAQVNFGTTPAPFHSFLTAVGLNTLGVRMERHMENAMKTASFLKQHPKVKWVNFPGFEDHISHKTACEQFGSRGFGTILTFGLKNEDACFKCIDRLSMILNLANLGDCKTLIIHPWSTQYVTFPKEQREQMADPCLLRLSVGIEHIDDICADLDQALAGV from the coding sequence ATGACTACAAAAAATACGGGACCTTTATCCCTTCACTTTGAAACCCGGGCCATCCACCATGGCTTAAAAGATTCCGGGTTTGACGGCGCCACCCTTCCCCCCATTTACCAGAATGCGGCCCATTATCACGAGACTGCCCAGAATTTGAGCAAAACCTTTGCAGGAGAAACCGGCGATCATATTTATATGCGGTTGACCAATCCGACCAACCAGTTTCTGGAAGATAAACTCTGTGCTTTGGAATCAGGCCGAAAATCCATTTTGACATCATCGGGCATGGCGGCCATCAACAATGCCTGTATGACGCTTCTTAGAGCCGGCGATGAGCTTGTAGCTTCAAAATCTCTTTTTATGTCCACCTTTAACCTGTTTACCAATATTTACAGCAGGTATGGGATCAAGGCCGTCCTTGTTGATCCCCTGGACCCCAAAAAAATTGAAAAATCCATTACCGATCAAACCCGGTTTGTTTACATCGAAACCATTACCAATCCGGGGATGGAAGTTGCTGATATCCGAAAAATTGCAGAGATCGCCCATTCAAAAGGGCTTCCGTTGCTGGTGGATAATACCCTGGCGTCGCCATGGCTTTGCCGGCCCATTGAATTGGGTGCCGATATTGTACTTCATTCCACCACAAAATACTTGTCCGGCCATGGCGCTTCCTTGGGTGGTTTGATTGTAGATGCGGGCAATTTTGACTGGTCACAACCACGTTTTAATGATTTTTCCTCTGTGGTGGCGCAGGCCGGAAATCTCAGCTTTATCACCAAGGCATGGAGAGAGGCTCAAGTCAATTTCGGAACCACGCCGGCCCCGTTTCACTCTTTTCTGACGGCTGTGGGCCTGAATACCTTAGGCGTCAGGATGGAACGGCACATGGAAAACGCCATGAAAACAGCCTCTTTTTTAAAACAACATCCAAAGGTAAAATGGGTTAACTTCCCGGGATTTGAGGATCACATAAGCCACAAAACCGCCTGTGAGCAATTCGGCAGCCGGGGGTTCGGGACTATACTGACCTTTGGGCTGAAAAATGAAGATGCCTGTTTTAAATGCATTGACCGACTCTCCATGATCCTTAACCTGGCAAACCTTGGCGATTGCAAAACCTTAATTATTCATCCCTGGTCCACCCAGTACGTTACCTTTCCAAAGGAACAGCGGGAACAGATGGCTGATCCCTGCCTGCTGCGCCTTTCCGTAGGTATTGAGCACATTGATGATATCTGTGCAGACCTGGATCAGGCACTTGCAGGGGTATAA
- a CDS encoding homoserine O-acetyltransferase: protein MSEYTDHDQTGATVGLVEKKYFTFAEPPDRFKLESGADIGPVTLAYETCGTLNPDRSNAVLVCHALTGDSHVAGYYNPKDPKPGWWDIMVGPGKGIDTDNWFVICCNVIGSCMGTTGPASTNPETGKEYGTDFPLITIADMVKAQKVLLAHLGIKKLAAVVGGSVGGMQVLEWCVRYPETTSFAVVLASTCRHSALAIAFNEVARQSIMADPNWKDGHYYSGKKPDMGLAIARMIGHITYLSDESMRLKFGRRLQNRSDLSFEFGAEFQVESYLQHQGQKFIERFDANSFLYITKAADYFDLARDHGKGSLVQAFSKVTAKFLVVSYTSDWLYPTYQSKEMVKAMKKNNLDISFCEIDAQWGHDAFLLPNPKLNSLMTGFLGRALSENI from the coding sequence ATGAGCGAATATACGGATCACGACCAGACCGGTGCCACTGTTGGGCTGGTGGAAAAAAAATATTTTACCTTTGCAGAGCCGCCTGACAGGTTCAAACTTGAAAGCGGCGCCGATATCGGCCCGGTTACCCTTGCCTATGAAACCTGCGGCACCTTGAACCCGGACCGGTCCAATGCTGTTCTGGTCTGCCATGCCTTGACCGGGGACTCCCATGTGGCCGGGTATTACAACCCCAAAGATCCTAAACCCGGCTGGTGGGATATCATGGTCGGCCCGGGTAAGGGAATTGATACGGATAACTGGTTTGTGATCTGCTGCAACGTCATTGGCTCCTGTATGGGAACCACAGGCCCTGCTTCCACAAATCCTGAAACCGGCAAAGAATACGGTACTGATTTTCCCCTGATCACCATTGCAGATATGGTCAAAGCCCAAAAAGTCCTTTTGGCTCATTTGGGAATTAAAAAATTGGCTGCCGTGGTCGGCGGGTCAGTGGGGGGAATGCAGGTGCTTGAATGGTGTGTCAGGTATCCTGAAACAACCTCCTTTGCTGTGGTCCTTGCCTCCACCTGCCGCCATTCGGCCCTGGCCATTGCCTTTAATGAAGTGGCCCGGCAGTCTATCATGGCCGATCCCAACTGGAAGGACGGCCATTATTATTCGGGTAAAAAACCGGATATGGGCCTTGCCATTGCCCGGATGATCGGCCATATTACCTATCTGTCCGATGAATCCATGCGTCTTAAATTCGGAAGGCGGCTGCAGAACCGCAGTGACTTAAGTTTTGAATTCGGTGCAGAGTTCCAGGTGGAATCCTATCTCCAGCACCAGGGCCAGAAATTTATCGAACGGTTTGATGCCAATTCGTTTTTGTACATCACCAAGGCCGCCGACTATTTTGACCTTGCCCGGGACCATGGTAAAGGGTCTCTGGTCCAGGCTTTTTCAAAGGTTACCGCCAAGTTCCTCGTGGTGTCGTATACCTCAGACTGGCTTTATCCAACTTATCAGTCCAAGGAGATGGTCAAGGCCATGAAAAAAAACAACCTGGATATCAGTTTCTGCGAGATTGATGCCCAGTGGGGCCACGACGCATTTCTGCTGCCCAATCCAAAACTAAACAGCCTGATGACAGGGTTTTTAGGCCGGGCATTGAGTGAAAACATATAG
- the metW gene encoding methionine biosynthesis protein MetW — protein sequence MMENSKNQERHPLRYDLQIIASWIKPGARVLGLGCGEGEILHYLKTEKQVVERGIEIEEAKVMRCIQKGISVLQGDINEEILDYPDRAFDYAICSRTLQQVYDPATLIHAMLRVADKGIVSFPNFGHYKVRAKLALTGCAPVTRELPYTWYNTPNIRVLSLRDFKHFARKAGFRILESAAINTYEHQRQGRQVKFLPNFLATYGIFLIGKDS from the coding sequence ATGATGGAAAATTCAAAAAATCAGGAACGGCACCCATTAAGATACGATCTTCAGATCATTGCCTCCTGGATCAAACCGGGCGCCAGAGTCCTGGGACTGGGCTGTGGTGAAGGGGAGATCCTGCACTACCTGAAAACCGAAAAACAGGTGGTCGAGCGGGGCATTGAGATAGAAGAAGCCAAGGTGATGCGCTGCATTCAAAAGGGCATATCGGTACTGCAGGGGGATATTAACGAAGAAATCCTGGATTATCCGGACCGGGCCTTTGACTATGCCATCTGTTCCCGGACCCTTCAGCAGGTTTATGACCCCGCCACGTTAATTCACGCCATGCTCCGGGTGGCCGACAAGGGAATCGTTAGTTTTCCTAATTTTGGTCATTATAAGGTCAGAGCCAAGCTTGCGCTGACCGGATGCGCCCCGGTTACCCGGGAATTGCCCTATACATGGTACAACACGCCCAACATCCGGGTGTTAAGCCTCAGGGATTTCAAACATTTTGCCCGCAAGGCCGGGTTTAGGATATTAGAGAGTGCTGCCATCAATACGTATGAACATCAACGCCAAGGCCGTCAGGTAAAATTCCTGCCCAATTTCCTGGCAACCTACGGCATTTTTCTCATTGGGAAAGACTCTTGA